Proteins encoded together in one Mycolicibacter minnesotensis window:
- a CDS encoding crotonase/enoyl-CoA hydratase family protein produces MKQERLRVEVVDGIAYVTLDRADKMNSLDLPMMQALASVPGQLTRDRSIRVVILRGDGRAFCTGLDFAGTKLSGLAGVRNFGKLPWQKTNLFQQACWAWRDLPVPVIAALHGHCYGGGLQLALAADFRIATPDCKLSIMEAKWGLIPDMTGAVTLRELLPMDVAKRLTMTAEVFSGKDALGYGLVTSVADDPVAAAVDLAAQLAERSPDALVATKKLFHSTWTSSPRRTFWIESVLQLRLLRSRNHRLARQAGRDGRPVWEPRSLA; encoded by the coding sequence ATGAAACAGGAGCGCCTCAGGGTTGAGGTCGTCGATGGCATCGCCTACGTGACGCTGGACCGAGCGGACAAGATGAACAGCCTTGACCTGCCGATGATGCAAGCACTGGCTTCGGTCCCCGGTCAGCTGACCCGTGACCGGTCGATCCGCGTGGTGATCCTGCGCGGCGATGGCCGGGCGTTCTGCACCGGGCTTGACTTTGCCGGAACGAAGCTGTCCGGGCTGGCCGGCGTACGCAACTTCGGCAAGTTGCCCTGGCAGAAGACCAACCTGTTTCAGCAGGCCTGCTGGGCCTGGCGCGACCTGCCGGTTCCGGTAATCGCAGCGCTCCACGGCCATTGCTATGGCGGAGGCCTGCAGTTGGCGCTGGCTGCCGACTTCCGGATCGCGACGCCGGACTGCAAGCTTTCGATCATGGAGGCCAAGTGGGGCCTGATCCCCGACATGACCGGAGCGGTCACATTGCGCGAGCTGCTTCCCATGGATGTGGCCAAACGCCTGACCATGACAGCCGAAGTGTTCTCCGGCAAAGACGCACTCGGGTACGGGTTGGTGACCTCAGTTGCCGACGATCCCGTTGCCGCCGCTGTGGATCTGGCGGCACAGCTCGCTGAGCGGTCGCCAGATGCACTGGTGGCGACCAAGAAGCTGTTCCACTCGACATGGACGTCGTCCCCTCGCCGGACGTTCTGGATAGAATCGGTGTTGCAACTTCGGCTACTTCGGAGTCGCAATCACCGCTTGGCGCGACAGGCGGGTCGCGATGGCAGACCCGTCTGGGAGCCACGGTCGTTGGCCTGA
- a CDS encoding serine hydrolase domain-containing protein: protein MTVSASFITRFCTAGTVALVLGAVSSCGHPAPLPAPSLGTPSTTVPVISRPDVPYAPREELVAPVSTLINDAIAVPRLPGAVVRIGHAGTIAFSQAFGVRRLADEPALDGSPSAAEPMTEDTIFDIASLTKCLATTVAVLQLHEQGRVRIDDPVQTYLPDFNETDDPRRAQVTLRMLLTHTSGIGGDLSHQGPWGLTEADKAGGVHRALTAPLEFGPGELFHYSDIGFIILGELVETLTGQPLDTYVQNNVFAPLGMADTRYLPATKACGPQRLRGTAIAFDASASRGGECPSGSWSTDILARIAPTSHDEDTPDINPDYDHLLRGTVNDPTARRMGGVAGSAGVFSTAADVGRYAQALLDRLAGRPSPFPLRQSTLELMTTPQQPGHDAAQVVAANAAAQQANADTPNMADPLLAANYPAIRGQDLRGLGWDIDTPHSRPRGMIFPIGSFGHTGFTGVTLWIDPGSDTYVIVLANVIHQRGGPPIAGLSGDVATVTGRALHLYGN from the coding sequence GTGACGGTGTCGGCATCATTCATCACTCGCTTCTGCACTGCGGGAACCGTGGCGCTGGTACTCGGGGCGGTCTCGTCGTGCGGCCACCCGGCGCCCCTGCCTGCGCCATCCCTGGGCACACCCTCCACCACAGTGCCCGTCATCTCTCGCCCGGACGTGCCCTACGCACCTCGCGAGGAGCTGGTCGCTCCTGTCTCCACATTGATCAACGACGCGATCGCGGTGCCCCGGCTGCCGGGTGCGGTGGTCCGGATCGGCCACGCCGGCACGATCGCGTTCAGTCAGGCGTTCGGCGTGCGCCGACTCGCGGACGAACCCGCGCTCGACGGCTCACCTTCGGCGGCCGAGCCGATGACCGAGGACACCATCTTCGACATCGCATCGTTGACGAAGTGCCTCGCGACGACCGTCGCCGTCCTGCAACTGCACGAACAGGGCCGGGTCCGAATCGACGACCCCGTCCAGACCTACCTGCCGGATTTCAACGAGACCGACGATCCCCGACGCGCCCAGGTGACGCTACGCATGCTGCTCACCCACACTTCGGGTATCGGGGGCGATTTGAGCCACCAGGGCCCTTGGGGTCTGACCGAGGCCGACAAGGCCGGCGGTGTTCATCGGGCACTGACTGCACCGCTGGAGTTCGGCCCCGGCGAGCTATTCCATTACTCCGACATCGGTTTCATCATCCTGGGCGAGTTGGTCGAGACGTTGACCGGACAACCGTTGGACACCTACGTACAGAACAACGTCTTTGCGCCGCTGGGAATGGCCGACACCCGTTACCTTCCGGCCACCAAAGCCTGTGGCCCACAACGTCTCCGCGGTACGGCCATCGCGTTCGACGCCAGTGCATCCCGGGGCGGCGAGTGCCCATCAGGTAGCTGGAGCACTGACATTTTGGCCCGCATCGCGCCGACGTCGCATGACGAGGACACCCCCGACATCAACCCCGACTACGACCATCTGCTGCGCGGCACGGTGAACGATCCGACGGCCCGCCGCATGGGAGGTGTAGCCGGCAGCGCCGGGGTGTTCTCCACCGCGGCCGACGTCGGTAGATACGCACAGGCCCTACTCGATCGACTCGCCGGTCGCCCGAGCCCGTTCCCGCTGCGGCAATCGACCCTGGAACTGATGACGACGCCCCAGCAACCCGGGCACGACGCCGCACAGGTCGTGGCCGCGAACGCCGCCGCGCAACAGGCGAATGCAGACACGCCCAATATGGCCGATCCCCTGCTCGCCGCGAACTATCCGGCGATCAGGGGGCAGGACCTACGCGGCCTCGGCTGGGATATCGACACGCCGCACTCCCGTCCGCGCGGCATGATTTTTCCCATCGGCAGCTTTGGGCACACCGGGTTCACCGGCGTGACGCTGTGGATCGACCCGGGGTCGGACACCTACGTGATCGTGCTCGCCAACGTGATCCATCAGCGCGGCGGTCCGCCCATCGCAGGCCTCAGTGGCGACGTGGCCACCGTGACCGGCCGGGCGCTGCATCTCTACGGCAACTAA